Within Spinacia oleracea cultivar Varoflay chromosome 4, BTI_SOV_V1, whole genome shotgun sequence, the genomic segment aatgacaaagcaacctttctcaaaggtgggagaaagagcaagcgaactactagggctaatacatacagacgtatgtgggcctatgagtacgaaagctagaggtgagttcagctatttaataacgtttacggacgacttcagtagttatggctatatttacttaattaagcacaagtctgaatcgtttgagaaattcagagaatttcaaaatgaagtagagaatgaacatggcaagaaaatcaaagctctaagatcggatcgaggaggtgaatatcttagcaacgagtttgatgaccatctaaaagaatgcggtattctttctgaactGACTACTgcagggacacctcaatggaatggagtgtcggaacggagaaataggacattactcgatatggtcaggtcaatgatgggtcaagccgaacttcctttacagttcttgggacatgcgttgcaaactgcagcactcacactgaatcgtgctctgTCAAAAGCTGttaaaaagactccatacgaattttggactgggaaacttccaaagttgtcttttctgaagatttggggttgcgaagcatatgtcaagcgattaatttcggacaagctacaacctaaatctgacaaatgtttcttcgttgggtatccaaaggaaactatggggtattatttctacaacaagtcagacaaaaaggttttcgttgctcgtgacggtgtctttttggaaagaaatcatatttccaaattgacaagtgggagaataatagacctcgaagagattcgagacgaagaacaaactcagaactcttaagaagcagttcaagttgatgaacctccaaggtctttagaagaacCAGTAGGAgcagttcctcaaaacgttgttgcccctcgtaggtcaaatagaactatttttcagccggacagatggacaggcgtcctcttgactaaaaacttagacgttctcatattggatagtgatgaacctttgacttacaagaaaactatgacgagcccaagctccattaaatatttagaggccatgcaatctgaaatagactccatgtctaaaaatcaagtctgggatttagttgatttgccggatgtgttcacacctatcggatgcaaatgggtcttcaagttgaagaaagacaaagatggaattcaactcatctttctacgctcatcagatgttttgagacactgattcttgcttagatatacgccatgtgacatgggtagatggcctctcttggcttccatcatattgaacctagcaaGCACTTTGttaatgtaagtgctttggcttagtccaatcatcctcttagatctatccctatagatcttgatgcccaatatgtaatgtgcctctcctaagtccttcattgagaaacacttcccgagccaagtctttacagactccaacataggaatgtcgtttccaataagcagtatgtcgtcaacatacaagactaggaatgcaattttactcccactgaccttcttgtatacacaagattagtcttgattcttgatgaagccaaagttattgactgcttcatcaaatcgtttattccaactccttgatgcctgctttagtccgtagatggacttcttaagcttgcatacctttccttggttcttttgatcgacaaaaccctccggctgtgtcatgaacacaatctcttcaagaaggaagttttgacatccatttgccatatttcatagtcatgaaaagcggcaatcgcaaggattatccgaatagacttaagcatcgtgactggagaaaaggtttcatcgtagtcaacgccgtgaacttgcctgtaaccttttgctaccaatctagccttgtatatgtatacaattccatctttgtctttcttcaacttgaagacccatttgcatccgataggtgtgaacacatccggcaaatcaactaaatcccagacttgattttcagacatggagtctatttcagattgcatggcctctaaacatttaatggagcttgggctcgtcatagcttacttgtaagtcaaagtttcatcactatccaatatgagaacgtctaagttttcagtcaagaggacgcctgtccatctgtccggctgaaaaatagttctatttgacctacgaggggaaaTAACggtttgaggaactactcccactggctcttctaaagaccttggaggttcatcaacttgaactgcttctaaagagttctgagttcgttcttcgtctcgaatctcttcgaggtctattattctcccacttgtcaatttggaaatatgatttctttccaaaaagacaccgtcacgagcaacgaataccttgttgtctgacttgttgtagaaataataccccatagtttcttttggatacccaacgaagaaacatttttcagatttaggttgtagcttgtccgaaattaatcgcttgacatatgcttcgcaaccccaaatcttcagaaaagacaactttggaagtttcccagtccataattcgtatggagtcttttcaacagcttttgatggagcacgattcagtgtgagtgctgtagtttgcaacgcatgttcccaaaactgtaaaggaagttcggcctgacccatcattgatctgaccatatcgagtaaggtcctatttgtcctttccgacactccattccattgaggtgtccccggagcagtcagttcagaaagaataccgcattcttttagatggtcatcaaacttgtggctaagatattcacctccttgaTCCGATCTAAGAGCTTTAAtattcttgccatgttgattctctacttcattttgaaattctctgaatttctcaaacgattcagacttgtgctttattaagtaaatatagccatatctactgaagtcgtccgtaaacgttatgaaatagcttaactcacctctagctttcgtactcataggcccacatacgtccgtatgtattagccctagtagttcgcttgctctttctcccacctttgagaaaggtagctttgtcatttttccaagtaaacaagattcctttccgttgaagtaattccatgcgctttatgtttatatggcctaatcgacaatgccacagaaatgtgagatccgaatcaccaattttagcctttttggtatttatgttataaatgtgtttgctcgtatcttgcacataaagaccgttttcttgttgtgctgaaccataaaacattccattcaaagaaaaagaataactattgtctttaaattgaaaactaaaacctttagaatccaaacatgaaacggaaatgatgtttctggtgatactaggaacgtagttacagttttctagttccaaaacaaacccactaggcaaagaaataaaataacatcctacggctaatgcagcaatccgtgctccatttcccaagcgtagatccatctcgcctttatcaagctttctacttctccttagtccctgtgaattggaacataagtgtgagccacaaccagtatctaatacccaagaagtagaattagcaagattacaatgtataacatacatacctaaagtagaagcaacgttcccgttcttctcatcttccttcttcttcaagcaatccctcttccaatgccccttcttcttgcagtagaagcatttagAGTCGGCAGGACAACGAGTCGCCCATTTCTGTTTACCACAACTGgcgccgttggacttggatgagggcgaagccttgcccttacccttcttgcccttattcttgcctgatttcttgaagttcttgcccttacgcaccataagcatatcgtgcttgttctcttgcttgagcgtcttttcagcggttttcagcataccgtgaagctcagtaagagatttctccatgctgttcatgttgtaattcaacttgaactgatcatagccattatgaagcgaatggagaatgatgtcaatagccatttcatttgagacgttaGAATCTatagctctcatgttctcaaagagtccaatcattttaagaacatgtgggctcactggttctcctttcttgagcttagtctcaaggatcaacctctgagtctcgaatctttcgattctggcttggtactgaaacatgttcttcaactccgagatgatttggtaagcatccgagttaatgaacgttttctgaagttcaagactcatggatgcaagcatcacacatttgacatccctgttggcctgaatccaacgattaagggcagcttgagttacctccggcccagcctcttgcGGTAACtattcctcaaggacatattccttttcctcatgcataagaactatttataagttcctttgccagtcgaggaaattgttgccattcaacttctctttgtcgagaatagAACGcagattgaaagtgttattgttcgcggccatttgattactacaatcgaaaagaatttgcaataaataaccattcatacaattcaataactttgaaataaaagcaaaacatgcaatcattaaagatattaaaacatttcattcatgcaaaaagcaaaaaacatggtccaaaatgaatgaaacgattccaagaccccaaaagtcctaaatccttaagcagctttagcatgtcttaagtagtttatgattttaggtaagcaaaacctattgctagtaatctccaaattactcttggttaataaactaATGCCATactttatcccattgccacaacttaatgccattgttgtttgagttgtaaccacaatcaacgtgctcctttaggacgccttaccacctaagtcaactaaaatagcacctcgctttagcgtaaacctactatcttagatccctagatttttgtaagtgttgatttggaaggcaattttaaactcaatattacttggacctggttgtttctatgttggttcgattatttagtgaacttaaaactaatcgattcataggaaacaacctgttcatgcaaagtatacatacattcatacattcacgcataatatatatatagaagtgcataaataaatggtgatatagtatggcccaaaacatcttgtcttgaagcatccaatcttcatcacctccttgttagcttggcatcgtcttgaatcttcgttcaaatgctaacttaaagttctaaacttagaaatacttgaaaataataaaattacatcaaaatttccatggtacgcagaccatatttaaaactttacattcaaagatagaacggtacgcagaccgtatttaacaatcctaaattggccatactagtcacttggagtacctgcattgcataaaatatatattctacaaattcacccattcgtatgctaaaacgaatggcccatgttaatatgcaagtatttacgtgaattaattaaaattcacgttcacataaacgtgtcctaaaagattaatcaatttacaaattattaatccttagactttattctaattaaaatgaatttaattaaaataatgcgacctacgaaaataattaaaataattattttattttaatttcatttagtagctcccactcaaaccaataattattccggataattaattatgaaatattaaattaaaactcgcggcccggcccaagcaaataaaatattaaattaaatatcccgttagcccaaattaatgcaaatatacgaagcccaacgaattaaacgatttaaaaaaaatccaattgctaaatcgggctaggcttgcgcccagccccgccttgcgtgaggcccaagagcacacgagcagagCTCGGgcacccccagccccatcgcgcgcgcgcgcgcactgcgtcCCCGCAGCATCGCTGTCCCTGccctgcgtgttgtgcatcgtgtgtgctagacgtcgcaaggcttgcgcctcgcttcgttgcagccccgcaagctacctTGCCTGCCCCTccctcgcctagcgcgcacgaggcacgcaacatagctgctgctgcccgtgtcgcatggctcggtcgagcacaatggcctcgtatggctcgacgagccatacttccatcatgcccatgttcgtgtttttggttcgtaaaacggacaaacttaattaaatttaaatataattcacgaacttgcattaactttatttttcaaaaaaaaaaagttacgatttttattttcaaaaaacaacgatttcgtaaatttaataaatcaagggctaacaatattcaaactttcaagaacgatcgaatcaactttaaagtttgaacttttaattaaagaaatccgaaattgtatatcgttcataaacaattaaatttcagattattaataatttggtttaagtgcgattaaaattaacgaaaccattcaaaattttaatccaataattttaaaaaatagccactgacccatgaaattatacccccttccccattTAGcctaattattaaaccaaaattaattaaaattcaattagggtttcaaattttacgaattggggaaaggcaaaattagtgtttatacttatcggaaacatctgaaatttttaccttagatcaagaatatatccagaaacattgtgtcgaaatttcaagcaattccgaatagtttaggtcgaccttttaattgaattactgtccgacacttttaatttttaatgaaaaattaacaaaaacgccaaaAAAACGAtatttcgaggcctgttttcgcaattctattttCATGAGTTAatcttagaaaattgttttccatcagattagggttttaaaaatcgaaaaagcgatgattttttatttcggacctgattatacgcaattcatccaataattcgtaaaaaattccgaaaaatcaacaaaaaatccgaAATTTCGACAGattcaaaaacaataataatcatgctaattcatgctttgaatacataaggctcatgataccactgtaggggaatacagttaaacataataacatgtgcggaacaatccccaaagccaggaaacatgtataaagcacagattaagcaaacttacattcgaagcgtgttttccacaataatctgtcaacgaacacgaacaaagaactccacttgtcgttcctctacttggttcaccgacacgaccagatccgtcttgataatcgtagcttagacaattgatcaagatactttgcttttgggaaaaactcactttggaggcacaacgAGAATTAgagttctctgtgtctctagggtttgagtgtatgaattatgtgtgtgttggaaacaaggttgtaaggttatatcattaaccttactaaccgaccaagaaagaagcaaggccggctaacaagccgtgcgagccaagcaacacggacacacgccagcgcccagcgacacactacaggccgaagcccacagcgcgcgcgccgagcagctgggccgtgggccttgctcgctcgtcgtgctGTGCGCTAACGCTTGCTGCTGCGTGCtggcgcccaatgggcttgcctttcttgctcgcgagcttgctggctcgttgggccttgcacgcttacgtgcttggcttgACGGGCCaacaactccgatgcccttcgtattcgcaatttaatatatttccgatatattatttatcgcttcgtatacgacgaatcaccgtcgtacgatacggtttattcgtgtcgcccagcttacgaatattcgcgatacgatatacgattccgacaaaggtcgtatcgtataatacgtttccaactaattcccaaaaagctattaaatgaatttccgattcatttaatctggtgatctgttacgtgtcattggtgtgaccatgtaggttcaatcaagagtaagttgtgagttcaatatccattagaactcactgatcggaagcattgctccagctagctgttccgatcacttgatcacactgaattaattgttcgcaattaatctgaaccttggtattagacttaatgcaccttgggtgaaggtcatatttccttcacacgtactgcggcgatttcatatacttcgagagatcgttgaaagaaaggaaatcgagatttgcaaggttggaactgacgacaacgtcgcggatccattgactaaaccgttgccacaagtgaaacacaactcacatgtagcaaccatgggaatcaagcatgttggagaatggctttgattttctaagtattgttttagaacatctgttagatctatgtttaaaacaattggtttaaccatttcatatttatgaaatttatttatttcatattcatttaattgtggtttagaattaattgataagtccatgtgattcaaatcattcaaatgggatgtcaagatggattatttgacaaagaaacacccataagtgaacttgaatattgaagtcacaaaggatccctaatccaggtcattgaaaggtggacgaccaatgactaatgaagattagattgcaagtagattacttagttctgtttcttgaactatagtgactggatgtcagaatcttttgcatagatacttattggatcttgtatcggattgaccatgagaacactttaagatattaaagtcatgtcataggtagttctcattaatggtgattagaaaccgttcctcagaacatgagggattatgtctgctcgtttgagaattagtttgctTTAATACTAGCTAAaggtcgcaccgtaaaaggaggctataaaagcagttattgggcgtactatgaatcaaagtgagtgttcatagattacaagaatggattttcctcctatctttgataggatatggtgttgttgtgtaacaaggcctctcggagagttagatactgtaaaatgcatggccgtgctcagaatggttaggcttaaccttctgcaaaagtttgacagttgaactctgtaatccgagaaacacttctggacctaataaggatggcttggatcttatcttatgttcagtaagtaacactaagcgacaaaggaatgtggatgcacacttgtctgaatgacaagtgggagattgaaggaaatatgtccttcgcccaaggtgcattaactctaataccaaggttcagattaattgcgaagaattaattcagtgagatcaagtgatcggaacagctagctggagcaatgcttccgatcagtgagttctaatggatattgaactcacaacttactcttgcctgaacctacaaggtcacaccaatgacacgtaacagatcaccggattaaatgaatcggaaattcatttaatagcttttcgggatttaagttggaaacgtattatacgatacgacctttgtcagaatcgtatatcgtatcgcgaatattcgtaagctgggcgacacgaataaatcgtatcgtacgacggtgattcgtcgtatacgaaacgataaataaatatatcggaaatatatttaaatcgcgaatacaaggagcggcccacgagccgagtgcacgaagcactcgaggcccatgggcgcgcgcataggcgagcaagcaaagcacggcagcagcgaggcccatgagGCGCGAGGgctgtgcgcgtgcatgcgggccgagaccacgacacagcagcaagcGGCCCACGGCCCTTCGCTGTGTGTGTCCGTGTGACTTGGCGTGcaaggcttgctagccggccttgcctcttggcttggtcggttagtaatgttatgtaaataaccttacaacctaatttccaacttagcacaattcatattactcaaaccctagagacacagagaaccctaattctctctgtgcctccaaagtgagttcttcccaaaagcaaagtatcttgatcgattgtctaagctacgataatcaagacggatctgatcgtgtcggtgaaccaagtagaggaacgacaagtggagttctttgttcgtgttcgttgacagattattgtggaaaacacgcttcgaatgtaagtttgcttaatctgtgctttatacatgtttcctggctttggggattgttccgcacatgttattatgtttaactgtattccccaacaccTCTCTACCCTCTCAACCTAGAGTTAGAGAGGACTTTGCGAAGCTTGAGACGTATCCGGACCCGTTTGTCGAGCTACAACAGATTCGAACCTTTGAGTGGAGCTACGGATCGAGAGTCAACAAGTCCAACCATTGAGAGAATGGCTCTTCTGGTTAAGAACCTCGGAATTCCGGGAGCCTTTGAGGCGACTTGTGGCATTTAAGCCCCGACTACCAATGCAAACAATTTTGAAATAAAGCCCGCATTGATTTATTTGGTGCAAAGTCATCCATTTTGCGGAAAGAGTAGCGAATCACCGCATGAACACTTGAAATAATTTGAGCACTATTGTGATACCATTAAGCACAATGGACTGACTTCGGACTACATAAGGTTGACACTATTCCGCTTCTCTCTCTTGGGGCGtgctagtgattggcttgacaaggaggtcaagccaaaCTCACTTCAGACTTGGAATGAAGTGACAAGTGCGTTCTTGAGCAAGTTCTATTCGCACGGGAAGACGGCCGAGTATCGCCATAAGATCCAATCATTTGAGCAAAAGCGGGACGAGTCTCTATTTGAGGCTTGGGATCGGTTCAAGGAATATCAAAGGGAGTGCCCTCACCACGGGATTCCTAAATGGCTCCTCCTACAAACTTTCTACTTGGGATTGAGCCCTACCTCCAAAACAAGTCCTATAATGAACAAGACGGAGGACTAAATAGAGGAGATCATAGAGGATGTCGTGCAAAACTACAAAGCATGGCACGTAGGAACAAGGAATTATGATTGCAAGAGTAAAGGTGAGGATGGTAAAGGTTCAATCTATGCAATTAAGCAAGTGCGCATCATCGAGAAGCTTAGCTCAAGGTTAGGAAAGCTTGAGAGCACTCCGAGTCAACCCCCATCACCATTAACAATTCCTCCACCATCGGCTACTCTTCTCACTAAGTGGAAGAGCAAGGTGAGTTCCTACAATACTATGCCATTAGATACATCcttttgtgaaaattgtcaTGACTATGGGTATTTCCATAACATGTATCCTTTAGCGCATAATGTTTCAtatgtggattatggcccttcttATGAAGGAGATTTTGATGTGGAATATGGCAATGCTATGAATGAGAGGCCTAGATATGATGGCCCCTCGAACCAAAACTTTAATAGGCAAGCACCTAGAGGCCCCCAATGCATGGATCCTACCAAGGCTTCGACCAAGGAGGTGGGTGTGATAGTCAAGTCCGAGGTAACTATAGGGCGCAAGGCTATCAAGGCCAAGCACCCTATGGTCAATCTCACGGTCTTGGAAATCAAACTCAATACAATCAAGGTAGTTATAACCCTAACAATCTAGGTGGAGAGGGTTACAACTATCCTTATGGG encodes:
- the LOC110790524 gene encoding uncharacterized protein, with amino-acid sequence MHGSYQGFDQGGGCDSQVRGNYRAQGYQGQAPYGQSHGLGNQTQYNQGSYNPNNLGGEGYNYPYGKYRGASSGGYPSNPGGQYGSSQFPPPGFNGPKTYGNQYPQNPMGYGNAPPPLPPLKSNLEDLME